One part of the Anaeromyxobacter sp. Fw109-5 genome encodes these proteins:
- a CDS encoding LrgB family protein — MTRITEVWVYLARTPLLWLTLTVVVYVGADLLHRRLRRHAAANPVLLSVLALLAVLHLSGTEYATYFEGAQFVHFLLGPATVALAVPLHRELHRGRPRAVPLTTALLAGSLTAVTTAIGTAGLLGASPGTLLSLAPKSATTPVAMGIAEQIGGLPSLTAALVILTGITGAVIGTGVLRLLRVKNPVAAGLALGTASHGIGTARAFQLDERAGAYSGLAMGLNALVTALIVPLIVRVLIR, encoded by the coding sequence GTGACCCGCATCACCGAGGTCTGGGTCTACCTCGCGCGGACCCCGCTCCTCTGGCTGACGCTCACGGTCGTCGTCTACGTCGGCGCGGATCTCCTGCACCGGCGCCTCCGCCGCCACGCGGCCGCGAACCCGGTGCTCCTCTCGGTGCTCGCGCTCCTCGCCGTCCTGCACCTGAGCGGCACCGAGTACGCGACCTACTTCGAGGGCGCGCAGTTCGTCCACTTCCTGCTCGGGCCGGCGACGGTGGCGCTCGCGGTGCCCCTCCACCGCGAGCTGCACCGCGGGCGGCCTCGCGCGGTGCCGCTCACCACCGCGCTCCTCGCGGGCTCGCTCACCGCCGTGACGACCGCGATCGGGACGGCGGGTCTGCTGGGCGCGTCCCCGGGGACGCTGCTCTCGCTGGCGCCCAAGTCCGCGACGACTCCCGTGGCCATGGGCATCGCAGAGCAGATCGGCGGGCTTCCTTCGCTCACGGCGGCGCTCGTGATCCTCACGGGCATCACCGGCGCGGTGATCGGGACGGGCGTGCTCCGCCTCCTGCGCGTGAAGAATCCCGTCGCCGCCGGGCTCGCCCTCGGCACGGCTTCGCACGGCATCGGGACGGCGCGCGCGTTCCAGCTCGACGAGCGCGCCGGGGCCTACTCCGGGCTGGCCATGGGACTCAACGCGCTGGTGACGGCGCTGATCGTGCCGCTGATCGTGCGCGTGCTGATTCGCTGA
- the nth gene encoding endonuclease III, producing MPTPARRRPPPAEKRARAAEIVDRLSRAMPDVRIALEFEDDLELLVSVILSAQSTDAGVNRATPALFARYRTAADYGAAAPEDLWPFIRSLGLYRNKAKAIVAAMRAIATEHGGRVPRTREALEALPGVGRKTAGVVLVHLGAAHAFPVDTHVGRVSRRLGLTRHEDPSKVEQDLMALLPEERWGEAHQLFVWHGRRTCDARRPACSRCPVEELCPKRGVPAAMRK from the coding sequence ATGCCGACGCCCGCGAGGAGACGGCCGCCGCCGGCCGAGAAGCGCGCCCGCGCCGCCGAGATCGTGGACCGTCTCTCGCGCGCCATGCCGGACGTGCGCATCGCCCTCGAGTTCGAGGACGACCTCGAGCTGCTCGTGTCGGTGATCCTGTCGGCGCAGAGCACCGACGCCGGCGTGAACCGCGCGACCCCCGCGCTCTTCGCCCGCTACCGGACCGCCGCGGACTACGGCGCCGCCGCGCCCGAGGACCTGTGGCCGTTCATCCGCAGCCTCGGCCTCTACCGCAACAAGGCGAAGGCGATCGTGGCCGCGATGCGCGCCATCGCGACGGAGCACGGCGGGCGCGTGCCGCGCACCCGCGAGGCGCTGGAGGCGCTGCCGGGCGTCGGGCGCAAGACCGCCGGCGTCGTGCTCGTCCACCTCGGCGCCGCGCACGCCTTCCCGGTGGACACCCACGTCGGCCGGGTGTCGCGCCGCCTCGGCCTCACGCGGCACGAGGATCCTTCGAAGGTGGAGCAGGACCTCATGGCGCTCCTCCCGGAGGAGCGCTGGGGCGAGGCGCACCAGCTCTTCGTCTGGCACGGCCGGCGGACCTGCGACGCGCGCCGTCCGGCCTGCTCGCGCTGCCCGGTCGAGGAGCTGTGCCCGAAGCGCGGGGTGCCCGCGGCGATGCGGAAGTGA
- the pssA gene encoding CDP-diacylglycerol--serine O-phosphatidyltransferase produces the protein MQINLRKAMFVLPNLFTVSSILLGFYALTLCAGEATPLQLYQAALAIFFAMFFDAFDGRVARMTKTQSDFGVQLDSLADVISFGAAPALLVYKWALAPLGFVGFFVSFAFAACGALRLARFNVLAQRGDKGSSRFFVGLPIPLAAGTIVSLVIAHYRHFASTTDPAAGVPIALVVALLAFLMVSTVRYRTFKDVHLSARSLTIFAFFTLAGVAVGMATRASFVLVVYMAAYIALGLAEAVLARARPAPDKASLPPAIRAELEADEALEPEPEDVEEKPQQDEYI, from the coding sequence ATGCAGATCAACCTGCGCAAGGCGATGTTCGTGCTCCCGAACCTCTTCACGGTGAGCTCGATCCTCCTCGGCTTCTACGCGCTCACCCTCTGTGCGGGAGAGGCCACCCCGCTGCAGCTGTACCAGGCGGCCCTCGCGATCTTCTTCGCGATGTTCTTCGACGCGTTCGACGGTCGCGTCGCGCGCATGACGAAGACCCAGTCCGACTTCGGCGTGCAGCTCGACAGCCTCGCGGACGTGATCTCCTTCGGCGCCGCGCCCGCGCTCCTCGTCTACAAGTGGGCCCTCGCCCCGCTCGGGTTCGTGGGCTTCTTCGTCTCCTTCGCCTTCGCCGCCTGCGGGGCGCTCCGCCTCGCCCGGTTCAACGTCCTCGCCCAGCGGGGAGACAAGGGATCCTCGCGGTTCTTCGTCGGCCTGCCCATCCCGCTCGCCGCCGGGACGATCGTCTCCCTGGTCATCGCGCACTACCGGCACTTCGCGTCCACGACCGACCCCGCGGCCGGGGTGCCGATCGCGCTGGTCGTCGCGCTGCTCGCGTTCCTGATGGTGTCGACCGTCCGCTACCGGACGTTCAAGGACGTCCACCTCTCGGCGCGCAGCCTCACCATCTTCGCGTTCTTCACGCTCGCGGGCGTCGCGGTCGGCATGGCCACGCGCGCGTCGTTCGTGCTCGTCGTCTACATGGCGGCCTACATCGCGCTCGGCCTCGCCGAGGCGGTGCTCGCCCGCGCCCGCCCGGCGCCCGACAAGGCGTCGCTCCCGCCCGCCATCCGCGCGGAGCTCGAGGCCGACGAGGCGCTCGAGCCCGAGCCCGAGGACGTCGAGGAAAAGCCGCAGCAGGACGAGTACATCTAG
- a CDS encoding phosphatidylglycerophosphatase A, protein MTGSPPPAAPAFMSRLRARGLRRAPRPAQPPGPWVLLAAWGPCGYAPVAPGTFGTLGAIPVYLALSHLSPALYLLTVAALTALGAYAAQRAGAYWGVADASPIVVDEVAGYLVTMALVPFSWPAALLGFLLFRVFDVLKPWPASAFDRVKNGFGVVMDDVAAGVFAWAALQLVAAALRLLAGCDGAGWWCAPLGS, encoded by the coding sequence GTGACCGGCTCCCCTCCGCCCGCCGCTCCCGCGTTCATGAGCCGCCTCCGCGCCCGCGGGCTCCGCCGCGCGCCCCGTCCCGCCCAGCCCCCCGGCCCGTGGGTGCTCCTCGCCGCGTGGGGCCCGTGCGGCTACGCGCCGGTGGCGCCCGGCACCTTCGGCACCCTCGGCGCCATCCCGGTCTACCTCGCGCTGTCTCACCTCTCGCCCGCGCTCTACCTCCTGACCGTCGCCGCGCTGACGGCGCTCGGCGCCTACGCCGCCCAGCGCGCCGGCGCGTACTGGGGCGTCGCGGACGCGTCCCCCATCGTCGTCGACGAGGTGGCGGGCTACCTCGTCACCATGGCGCTCGTCCCCTTCTCCTGGCCGGCCGCGCTGCTCGGCTTCCTGCTCTTCCGCGTCTTCGACGTGCTGAAGCCCTGGCCGGCCTCCGCCTTCGACCGGGTGAAGAACGGCTTCGGCGTGGTGATGGACGACGTGGCCGCGGGCGTGTTCGCCTGGGCCGCGCTCCAGCTCGTCGCGGCCGCGCTCCGGCTCCTCGCCGGCTGCGACGGGGCGGGCTGGTGGTGCGCGCCGCTCGGCTCGTGA
- a CDS encoding PD40 domain-containing protein: MRVLALLALTLPLAAGAQLGPGPSVGEAMHAMERVPAEKPPSRAELEQTYILPERPGQNQVAWFDFDWQFIDVPSPGGGPGGIRLYYYRNERAQAERALPAIQSAYARLVDQFHYNPTKRIPYILYATQREFQTQNVFAVTESVLGVTSPEDLKMSVPYFGDHARFTEVSTHEMVHQFTIQKLLEAAGAEEMTSPIAFLPLWFIEGIAEYYTKGGIDVETDLYLRDLVWNPDPRRGYDVLPFGEDRIRGYIPTYKLGQARIAFIADQYGREKIQAFLENAYLLGDGGTGFGGGGSSGGTTRNFGGLVRRVLNEPIEQVDARWRAWLKRRYYPQYLEAKHDLSQLREVRRLPAEPEDFVSSADGNVLLFRGIDRRKGRARLYLMDVRNPRSAIEIVSDSAPGFESLHPIEYGVIGLGHGILAFSAQDGIGDRLHVQRFRHRVKEGRPPRIELGRRRKLDVRAPSGAPFIQIADPAFSPDGSQIAFAGVSTDGQSDVYVVSVKGGEAKRLTNDFYVEKDVAWGADGIYCSSDATDHGRMNLFRLDPSSGARTRLTTGPSTDRGPFPQEDGSVLFSSDVAGKPDLYRLKDGSIQRITDFTTGLTSPGPSPKGRGVFASTFYGGFFKLVEVPKVAWLEQPGVAVAPPAGDVLAIPEAAWPDDVKDYESLSIRNWKPEAGFVYGGGAGSSVAGRAAVLFSDMLRDNILYVDLSVYGSFDYTQGLALFENRAQRLAWILGGFHFVQQNLDRLDPNLAYYQRDFGVVGALRYPLDRFRRVEAELTLGGVQRYCLTDFTGAVTLVCEGIQIQGGPYGDTAGWKDANGGVNFQVSPTLRFGYDTIRYDMATGPVAGGSLMLELGGGYLPSRSAVHGFFRADAQKYWQLLGRSNFGLRTAIGTTFSPNEESQVWEKSYWLTSADNLRGFYPLDIDYLIGQHYYVMNAELQFPLDPLIRLLIFDYLEGVAALDFGGVFNRFESAATAVNRTDLGAWDSRTLTGVLGVNVLFGPLLLRVHFGHPFDIGGLETPALRSDTRWVTNVTLRYFFF, translated from the coding sequence ATGAGAGTCCTCGCGCTCCTCGCCCTCACGCTGCCGCTCGCGGCGGGCGCGCAGCTGGGACCAGGGCCGTCCGTCGGCGAGGCGATGCACGCGATGGAGCGGGTGCCGGCGGAGAAGCCACCGTCCCGCGCGGAGCTCGAGCAGACGTACATCCTGCCCGAGCGCCCCGGCCAGAACCAGGTGGCCTGGTTCGACTTCGACTGGCAGTTCATCGACGTCCCGTCGCCCGGGGGCGGACCCGGCGGCATCCGGCTCTACTACTACCGGAACGAGCGCGCCCAGGCGGAGCGGGCCCTGCCGGCGATCCAGAGCGCCTACGCGCGGCTCGTCGATCAGTTCCACTACAACCCGACGAAGCGCATCCCGTACATCCTCTACGCGACGCAGCGCGAGTTCCAGACGCAGAACGTCTTCGCCGTCACCGAGTCGGTCCTGGGCGTCACCTCGCCCGAGGACCTCAAGATGTCGGTCCCCTACTTCGGCGATCACGCGCGCTTCACCGAGGTCTCGACGCACGAGATGGTGCACCAGTTCACCATCCAGAAGCTGCTCGAGGCCGCCGGCGCCGAGGAGATGACCTCGCCCATCGCGTTCCTCCCGCTCTGGTTCATCGAGGGGATCGCCGAGTACTACACGAAGGGCGGGATCGACGTGGAGACGGACCTCTACCTCCGCGACCTCGTCTGGAACCCCGATCCGCGCAGGGGCTACGACGTGCTGCCGTTCGGGGAGGACCGCATCCGCGGGTACATCCCGACGTACAAGCTCGGCCAGGCGCGCATCGCGTTCATCGCCGACCAGTACGGCCGGGAGAAGATCCAGGCCTTCCTCGAGAACGCGTACCTCCTCGGCGACGGCGGGACGGGGTTCGGCGGCGGCGGCTCCTCCGGCGGCACCACGCGGAACTTCGGCGGCCTCGTGCGGCGCGTGCTGAACGAGCCCATCGAGCAGGTGGACGCGCGCTGGCGCGCGTGGCTGAAGCGCCGCTACTACCCGCAGTACCTCGAGGCGAAGCACGATCTCTCCCAGCTCCGCGAGGTCCGCCGGCTTCCCGCGGAGCCCGAGGACTTCGTCTCCTCCGCCGACGGCAACGTGCTGCTGTTCCGCGGCATCGACCGCCGGAAGGGCCGCGCGCGGCTCTACCTCATGGACGTGCGGAACCCGCGGAGCGCCATCGAGATCGTCTCCGACAGCGCCCCCGGCTTCGAGTCGCTCCACCCCATCGAGTACGGCGTCATCGGCCTCGGCCACGGGATCCTCGCCTTCTCGGCGCAGGACGGGATCGGCGACCGGCTGCACGTGCAGCGCTTCCGGCACCGCGTGAAGGAGGGGCGGCCGCCACGCATCGAGCTCGGCCGGCGCAGGAAGCTCGACGTGCGTGCCCCGAGCGGCGCGCCGTTCATCCAGATCGCCGACCCGGCCTTCTCGCCCGACGGCTCGCAGATCGCCTTCGCCGGCGTCTCCACCGACGGCCAGTCGGACGTCTACGTGGTCTCCGTCAAGGGCGGGGAGGCGAAGCGCCTCACGAACGACTTCTACGTCGAGAAGGACGTGGCCTGGGGCGCGGACGGCATCTACTGCTCCTCCGACGCGACCGACCACGGCCGGATGAACCTCTTCCGCCTCGACCCCAGCTCGGGCGCGCGGACGCGTCTCACCACCGGCCCGAGCACCGACCGCGGCCCGTTCCCTCAGGAGGACGGCTCGGTCCTGTTCAGCTCGGACGTCGCCGGCAAGCCCGACCTGTACCGGCTGAAGGACGGCTCGATCCAGCGGATCACCGACTTCACCACGGGGCTCACGAGCCCGGGCCCGTCGCCCAAGGGACGCGGCGTGTTCGCGAGCACCTTCTACGGCGGGTTCTTCAAGCTCGTCGAGGTGCCCAAGGTCGCCTGGCTCGAGCAGCCCGGCGTCGCGGTCGCGCCGCCCGCGGGCGACGTCCTCGCCATCCCGGAGGCCGCCTGGCCCGATGACGTGAAGGACTACGAGTCGCTCTCCATCCGCAACTGGAAGCCCGAGGCGGGGTTCGTCTACGGGGGCGGGGCGGGCAGCTCGGTGGCGGGGCGCGCGGCGGTGCTCTTCTCGGACATGCTGCGCGACAACATCCTCTACGTGGACCTCTCGGTGTACGGGTCGTTCGACTACACCCAGGGGCTCGCGCTGTTCGAGAACCGCGCGCAGCGGCTCGCCTGGATCCTCGGCGGCTTCCACTTCGTGCAGCAGAACCTCGACCGCCTCGACCCGAACCTCGCCTACTACCAGCGTGACTTCGGCGTGGTCGGCGCGCTGCGCTACCCGCTCGACCGCTTCCGGCGCGTCGAGGCGGAGCTCACCCTGGGCGGGGTCCAGCGCTACTGCCTCACCGACTTCACGGGCGCCGTGACGCTGGTCTGCGAGGGGATCCAGATCCAGGGCGGGCCGTACGGTGACACGGCCGGGTGGAAGGACGCGAACGGGGGCGTGAACTTCCAGGTCTCGCCCACCCTGCGCTTCGGCTACGACACGATCCGCTACGACATGGCGACGGGCCCGGTGGCGGGGGGGTCGCTCATGCTCGAGCTCGGCGGCGGGTACCTGCCCAGCCGCAGCGCCGTCCACGGCTTCTTCCGGGCCGACGCCCAGAAGTACTGGCAGCTCCTCGGCCGCTCCAACTTCGGGCTGCGCACCGCGATCGGCACGACCTTCTCGCCGAACGAGGAGAGCCAGGTGTGGGAGAAGAGCTACTGGCTCACCTCCGCGGACAACCTGCGCGGCTTCTACCCGCTCGACATCGACTACCTCATCGGCCAGCACTACTACGTGATGAACGCGGAGCTGCAGTTCCCGCTCGATCCGCTCATCCGCCTGCTCATCTTCGACTACCTCGAGGGCGTCGCCGCGCTCGACTTCGGCGGCGTGTTCAACCGCTTCGAGAGCGCCGCCACGGCGGTCAACCGGACCGATCTCGGCGCCTGGGACTCCCGCACCCTCACCGGCGTGCTCGGCGTGAACGTGCTGTTCGGGCCGCTGCTCCTGCGCGTCCACTTCGGCCACCCGTTCGACATCGGCGGCCTCGAGACCCCCGCGCTGAGGTCGGACACGCGCTGGGTGACGAACGTCACGCTGCGCTACTTCTTCTTCTGA
- a CDS encoding mismatch-specific DNA-glycosylase, producing the protein MPVANAPILSLCDRVAPDLDILFVGINPSLRSAEVGHHFASKGNPFWRLLHASGLTAELHAPEDDVALPARGLGITNVCSRATRSAAELGRDELREGGRALPDRVAALRPRIVALVGVSLYPHVFPGGRETGPGAKRARLAGARVFVLPNPSGLNQAYPGFQVKLVWFRRLARLAGRARSA; encoded by the coding sequence ATGCCGGTCGCGAACGCCCCCATCCTCTCGCTCTGCGACCGCGTGGCGCCCGACCTCGACATCCTCTTCGTGGGGATCAACCCGTCGCTCCGCTCCGCCGAGGTCGGTCACCACTTCGCGAGCAAGGGAAACCCGTTCTGGCGGCTGCTTCACGCCTCCGGCCTCACCGCGGAGCTGCACGCCCCCGAGGACGACGTCGCGCTGCCCGCCCGCGGCCTCGGCATCACCAACGTCTGCTCGCGCGCGACCCGGAGCGCGGCGGAGCTCGGCCGCGACGAGCTGCGCGAGGGCGGTCGCGCTCTCCCGGACAGGGTGGCGGCGCTCCGTCCGCGGATCGTCGCGCTCGTCGGCGTCAGCCTCTACCCGCACGTCTTCCCGGGCGGCCGGGAAACCGGCCCGGGCGCCAAGCGCGCCAGGCTCGCGGGAGCGCGCGTCTTCGTCCTCCCGAACCCGAGCGGCCTCAACCAGGCCTACCCCGGCTTCCAGGTCAAGCTCGTCTGGTTCCGGCGTCTCGCCCGGCTGGCGGGTCGCGCCCGCTCTGCCTGA
- a CDS encoding competence/damage-inducible protein A: MPLHVEILSTGDELLTGQVVDTNSTWLMDRLWDLGVMVRRKTLVGDDRADLDAALRETSGRSDLVVVSGGMGPTEDDLTSERVAAVLGVPLELHEPSLRALEERFRKFGRAMTPNNEKQARFPRGAEVIPNRFGSAPGFAVRIGRAEVVCFPGVPVEYRGLADEWLLPRVAARLGEVPASRLLKLFAVPESHADHAMRPVMDDPANEGVRFGFRAHWPEVHVKWTVPGPGADARAARIAAAVRGIFGDAVFGEAKEELPALVVARLAARGERVALAESCTGGLLAELVTGVPGASAVIDLGVVAYANAMKEAVLGVPAPLLAAHGAVSEPVARALAEGARRAGRATWGLGITGIAGPTGGTPEKPVGTVHVALAGPGGTTAVERLYRGDRERIRKTAAFEALNLLRLALR, from the coding sequence ATGCCGCTCCACGTCGAGATCCTCTCCACCGGCGACGAGCTCCTCACCGGTCAGGTGGTCGACACCAACTCGACCTGGCTCATGGACCGGCTCTGGGATCTCGGCGTCATGGTCCGCCGCAAGACGCTGGTGGGCGACGATCGCGCCGACCTCGACGCGGCGCTCCGCGAGACGAGCGGGCGCTCCGACCTCGTCGTCGTGAGCGGCGGGATGGGGCCGACCGAGGACGATCTCACGAGCGAGCGCGTCGCCGCGGTCCTGGGCGTGCCGCTCGAGCTGCACGAGCCGTCCCTGCGGGCCCTCGAGGAGCGCTTCCGCAAGTTCGGGCGGGCGATGACGCCCAACAACGAGAAGCAGGCGCGCTTCCCGCGCGGCGCCGAGGTGATCCCGAACCGCTTCGGCTCCGCGCCCGGCTTCGCCGTGCGCATCGGCCGCGCCGAGGTGGTGTGCTTCCCCGGCGTGCCGGTGGAGTACCGGGGGCTCGCCGACGAGTGGCTCCTGCCCCGCGTGGCGGCGCGCCTCGGCGAGGTGCCCGCGAGCCGCTTGCTGAAGCTCTTCGCCGTCCCGGAATCGCACGCGGACCACGCGATGCGGCCGGTCATGGACGATCCGGCCAACGAGGGCGTCCGCTTCGGCTTCCGGGCGCACTGGCCGGAGGTTCACGTGAAGTGGACGGTGCCCGGCCCGGGCGCCGACGCGCGCGCCGCGCGGATCGCCGCCGCGGTCCGCGGCATCTTCGGCGACGCCGTCTTCGGCGAGGCGAAGGAGGAGCTGCCCGCGCTCGTCGTCGCGCGGCTCGCCGCCCGCGGCGAGCGGGTCGCCCTGGCGGAGAGCTGCACCGGAGGCCTCCTCGCCGAGCTCGTGACCGGCGTGCCCGGCGCGTCGGCGGTGATCGACCTCGGGGTGGTCGCCTACGCCAACGCGATGAAGGAGGCGGTGCTGGGCGTGCCCGCGCCCCTGCTCGCCGCCCACGGCGCCGTCTCCGAGCCGGTGGCCCGCGCCCTCGCCGAGGGCGCGCGGCGCGCCGGGCGGGCGACCTGGGGGCTCGGCATCACCGGCATCGCCGGGCCGACCGGGGGGACGCCCGAGAAGCCGGTGGGCACCGTGCACGTCGCGCTCGCCGGCCCCGGCGGGACGACCGCCGTCGAGCGGCTCTATCGCGGCGACCGCGAGCGGATCCGCAAGACCGCCGCGTTCGAGGCGCTGAACCTGTTGCGGCTGGCGCTGCGGTGA
- the ltaE gene encoding low-specificity L-threonine aldolase, with translation MTPIDLRSDTVTRPTAAMREAMARAEVGDDVYGEDPTVNLLQQEVAALLGKEAALFVPSGTMANQVSLGVLTRPGDEIVCDAGAHCISFESGALAALWGVQARTIAADRGLLDPVEVEAAIRPAGDVFPRTRAVALENTHNRGGGAVYPLERIRALGELARRRGLHLHLDGARLWNACAATGIAPAEYAREATTVSVCLSKGLGAPAGSLVAGSRDLVAEARRLRKRLGGGMRQAGVLAAAGLHALRNHRGRLAEDHANARRLADGLTELGGLLPFPVETNLVFVAFTGRSAADLSARLASEGVLANPEGSRPELLRLVTHLDVSRAQVDDALARIARVLRAA, from the coding sequence ATGACGCCCATCGACCTCCGCTCCGACACCGTCACCCGCCCCACCGCCGCCATGCGCGAGGCGATGGCCCGCGCCGAGGTCGGCGACGACGTCTACGGAGAGGATCCCACCGTGAACCTCCTGCAGCAGGAGGTCGCGGCGCTGCTCGGGAAGGAGGCGGCGCTCTTCGTCCCCTCGGGAACGATGGCGAACCAGGTCTCGCTCGGCGTCCTGACCCGCCCCGGAGACGAGATCGTCTGCGACGCGGGCGCCCACTGCATCTCGTTCGAGAGCGGCGCCCTCGCGGCGCTGTGGGGCGTGCAGGCCCGCACCATCGCAGCGGACCGCGGGCTCCTCGATCCGGTCGAGGTCGAGGCGGCGATCCGGCCGGCCGGCGACGTCTTCCCGCGCACGCGCGCCGTCGCCCTCGAGAACACCCACAACCGCGGCGGCGGCGCGGTCTACCCGCTCGAGCGCATCCGCGCGCTCGGCGAGCTCGCCCGGCGCCGCGGCCTCCACCTGCACCTGGACGGCGCCCGCCTCTGGAACGCCTGCGCCGCCACCGGGATCGCGCCAGCGGAGTACGCCCGGGAGGCCACCACCGTCTCGGTGTGCCTTTCGAAGGGGCTCGGCGCCCCGGCGGGCTCCCTCGTGGCGGGTTCGAGGGACCTCGTCGCCGAGGCACGCCGGCTGCGGAAGCGGCTCGGCGGAGGGATGCGCCAGGCCGGCGTGCTCGCGGCGGCGGGGCTCCACGCGCTCCGGAACCACCGGGGCCGGCTCGCCGAGGATCACGCGAACGCGCGCCGCCTCGCCGACGGCCTCACCGAGCTCGGCGGGCTCCTCCCCTTCCCGGTCGAGACGAACCTCGTCTTCGTCGCGTTCACGGGCCGCAGCGCCGCGGACCTGTCGGCGAGGCTCGCGAGCGAGGGCGTCCTCGCGAACCCCGAGGGCTCGCGCCCCGAGCTGCTCCGCCTCGTCACCCACCTCGACGTCTCGCGCGCCCAGGTGGACGACGCGCTCGCCCGCATCGCGCGCGTGCTTCGCGCCGCGTGA
- a CDS encoding M23 family metallopeptidase, whose product MSPVPRRAALHAIALAFASGLACGPAPAGKMSFAEAGFTARPPEGVEDGAVEPEEPPPPPLDFPAPESIASELPEGPPIDATLLRFAAQARERRARAPAGRGFPDDAIRAWRALAGELDAYLGRALPQTPLLELVRARVTIEAEWDYDLRHHGPAPAELSALVSSRGARLASRIATARALGLGLFARTAPPRLRWPVEQAGISSVYGMRTHPLDGRRRMHFGVDLAADAGRVVAAAAKGFVVRAGWMGGYGLMVEVRHEGGLITRYGHLAALLCGPGDAVEPGGPLGVVGRTGRATGPHLHFEVWRGGEPSDPLAWLGVVPASGAGAGDATR is encoded by the coding sequence GTGTCCCCCGTCCCTCGCCGCGCAGCGCTCCACGCCATCGCGCTCGCCTTCGCGTCCGGGCTCGCCTGCGGCCCGGCCCCTGCCGGCAAGATGTCCTTCGCCGAGGCGGGGTTCACGGCGAGGCCCCCGGAAGGCGTGGAAGACGGCGCGGTCGAGCCGGAGGAGCCTCCGCCGCCGCCCCTGGACTTCCCCGCGCCGGAGTCCATCGCGAGCGAGCTGCCGGAGGGCCCGCCCATCGACGCGACGCTGCTCCGCTTCGCCGCCCAGGCGCGCGAGCGGCGCGCGCGCGCGCCCGCGGGGCGCGGCTTCCCCGATGACGCCATCCGCGCGTGGCGCGCCCTCGCGGGCGAGCTCGACGCCTACCTCGGCCGTGCGCTCCCGCAGACGCCGCTCCTGGAGCTCGTCCGCGCGCGCGTGACGATCGAGGCGGAGTGGGACTACGACCTGCGGCATCACGGGCCGGCGCCCGCAGAGCTCTCCGCGCTCGTCTCCTCCCGCGGCGCGCGGCTCGCGAGCCGCATCGCCACGGCCCGCGCGCTCGGGCTCGGCCTGTTCGCGCGCACGGCGCCGCCGCGGCTCCGCTGGCCCGTGGAGCAGGCGGGGATCTCGAGCGTCTACGGCATGCGCACGCACCCGCTCGACGGGCGCCGGCGGATGCACTTCGGCGTGGACCTCGCCGCCGATGCGGGGCGCGTCGTCGCGGCCGCGGCCAAGGGGTTCGTCGTCCGTGCCGGCTGGATGGGAGGCTACGGGCTCATGGTGGAGGTCCGGCACGAGGGGGGCCTCATTACGCGCTACGGCCACCTCGCCGCGCTGCTCTGCGGACCCGGCGACGCGGTCGAGCCCGGGGGACCGCTCGGCGTCGTCGGTCGCACCGGCCGCGCCACCGGCCCGCACCTGCACTTCGAGGTGTGGCGCGGCGGGGAGCCGTCGGATCCGCTCGCCTGGCTCGGCGTCGTGCCGGCGTCGGGCGCCGGCGCGGGGGACGCGACCCGCTGA